The Chryseolinea soli nucleotide sequence GGAACCGAAAGCACGTTCTCTTCCCACGTCAGCGTAGCACCCAACCCCAGCAACGGCCTGTTCAAAATTCAAAACCTCGCCAGACCCTTACCTTTCGAACTCTATAACGCCCAAGGAAAATTGGTGCTATCGGCCAAAGAACCCCGTGCAGATGGATTTGTAGATGCCCAGCACCTGAGCGACGGATTGTATTTACTTTCGATCCAGAATGAAAGCGGGAAGGGGGAGACGCTGCGGGTCATTATTAGTAAGGAGCAGTAAGATCAGGAGCCAGAATCAGTAGCCAGTAGTCAGGAGCCAATATCTAGTCAGTAGAAAAAGGAATTTGAAGTCGTCGCGTCTTTGTCGTACTGGGGCGTGACGTCAAGGCAATAGCCATAAATTGTAAACGGCTCCTGGCTCCTGACTACAAGGCTTATAACCGAATATAGAATGAAACGGATCTTACGCGCTGTCCAAATGGCCGTCCTGGCCCTGTTATTGGTCTGGGTTGATGGTTGTATTCGGGATGAGGTTTTGTTGCCTCCGGAAATTACTTCTGTCAGTAAGACGTCGGCGCCGTCCGGGGAGATCGTGACGATCAATGGTAATAATTTCGATGGATCGCTGCAGGTGTTGGTTGACAATGGGGTCATCAGTACAGCCGGTACGCCGACGCGGACGGAGGCGCAGTTCATTGTTCCGTTCCGAACGCAACCAGAAGAAGTTTCCCTCACGGTTAAAACAAAATATGGGGCCTCGCAGCCAAAGGCCTTCACGGTGTTGCCGCCTGTTCCTATCATTCGCACGTTGAAACCTAACCGTTCGGGTATTGGCACGCTCGTTAAGATTGCTGGTAGTTATTTTACCAACGTGTCGGCTGTTAGGTTCAAGTCGTCCGACCAGGAAACGGAGCGAGATGCGGTCTTTACCGTTGCCGGCGATACTATTCTGGTGACCGTACCTGCGGGGCTGTTGCCGGATGCAGCCGATATCAAGGTCACCTCAGCCAGCGGCGTGTCAGAGCCCGCGGCTTTCCTGGTGTTGATGGCGCCTAAAATTATTTCATTCACGCCCGACAACGGCGCTGCTGGGAAAGTGATCAAACTGGAAGGGGAAAATCTTTCGGACGCACAAAAAGTGACCTTCGGGCCGATCCTGGAGGCAGAGATCATCACCGACGCGCCCGAATCCATCACGGTGCGGGTACCCGACGGTGCGCCTACCGATACGATCTACGTATACACACCCGGAGGAAAAGGGAAGACGCCGAAAAAGTTTTCCGCCATCCCCGGGCCCGCTATTCAGACCATAGACAAGACCACGGGGGGAGTGGGCACTGACGTGCTTATCACCGGATTGAATTTTACGGGAGCATTCGAATTGAAATTCGGTACCACACCCGCACAGATCGTATCCAATGATGGCACGAAGATCAAAACTAAAGTGCCCATAGGCGGAAGCAGCGGGAAAATATCCGTGACCACGCCGGCCGGCACAGCGCTATCGACGACCGACTTCCTGGTGCAGGGTGCACCGCTCATTTCGAAGTTCGACCCGCCCTCGGGGGTGACGGGAACGCAGATCGTTCTGACGGGGATGAACCTGGCCTCGATCACGTCGGCGAAAGTGGCATTGAAAGACCTGAAGATCGTGAGCAAGACCGACACCGAGGTGACCGTGGAAGTATTGGCCGGCACCGTGACCGGGAAGATCTCTGTGCAGACCCCGGGCGGTACGTTTGAAACCACGGATCTCTTCACCGTGCTCGGTGCGCCGCAGATCACGGCTGTCAATCCCAGCTCGGGCATCGTCGGAACGGTGGTCACCATCACCGGTATCAATTTGCCGAGTTCGCCTTATGTGCGCTTCACGAATAATATTCAGGCCACCACGATTTTAAAATCGTTGTCGACACAGATCATTTGCCAGGTGCCGCAGGGAGCGTCCACGGGTAAGATCAATGTGAATGGTGCGTTGAGCTTGACGGATTTTGTTTTGAATGTGAAGCCGATCATCACGTCGTTCACACCGGCAAAAGGAGGGGTGGACACGCAGGTCACCATCAACGGTTCTTATCTTACGGGCGCTACCGTAAAGTTCGCGAATAACTTAACCGCCACGAAAGTTGGTGCCGGAACAGACAATCAGGTGATAGTGAAAGTGCCTGCCGGGGCAGTGACCGGCGCCATCAGCGTGACCACCACACCGGGTACAACAAATACGGCCAGTAAGTTTGAAATACTCTCCCCGCCATCGATCACATCGTTCAATCCCACGGGTGGTGTTTCAGGGACCAGTGTGACCATCACCGGCACTAATCTCCAGCACAATCCAACGGTTCAGTTCTTCAACGGGGTAAACGCAACGGTCAAATCCGTATCGGCCACGCAATTGGTGGTGCAGGTTCCGGCGGGGGCGTCCACGGGGAGGATCAGCGTGACGACCGATGCTGTGCAAACTGCGGTGGCGTCGGCCACAGACTTTACGATCGTGGGGAAACCTTCTATCACCAGCATCTCGCCGGCGAGCGGAACGGTGGGGCAGCCGATCACGGTCAACGGTACGAATTTTACAAACCCCATAACCGTCATCGTCAACGGTACGTCTGTAGCGGGAACATGGGTGAGTAACAATGTGGTGAAGGTGAACGTGCCGGTCAACAGCACGGTGAACAAGAGCGTGAACGTGAGCGTGAAGACCGCTGCCGACTATTCCAATAATTATCCTTTCCTGCTCTTGGCCGAGCCGGCCACGGCGCAGCTCAAACTAAAACCGAACAACAACCCCGTGGATTGGCCCGTCTTGCTGGAAGGACCCAACCTGGGCACCGTTACGCGGATCACGCTAAACGGAAAAGTGATCACCCCCAATTTTCGGCAAGCCAACGCGATCACGTTCGTGGTCCCCAACGACATCGGCTCGACCGGCGCCATGACACTACGGTTGTTCTACACGTCCGACATTTCAACGTCGTATAAAGTCGACCTTAACTTCACCGTCCTGAATGCACCGCCGCCGGGTCCCATTCCGCCACCCATCATCATCCTTCCGCCGCCGCCCCCGGTTAACCTGACGACCAACATCGATGCCGATTGGTCTGTGGCCTTCAATGAAAACAATGACACCGATGGCTTCTATTGGGAGTCTACTGTAAGGCTGGACACCGATCAGGACTTTCAGGTGGCGGGCACCATTTCCAGCAGCGACGCAACGGGAAGTTTTGCCAGCGGCTATCTCACGCTCACCATCAATGGCGACACCTACGATGGCCAGTTCTACAACAACAACATCTATCTCACCAGCCGCACTACCGGGCGGCAGCTTGTGCTGGGAAGCAGCCCGTGTAGTACACCGGATTGTAAATAACGGCAAGCCTATCAGAAGACATAACGAAGACACACATTGGCCCCGCTCCATTTGCCGTAGTTGCGCGCCATCAACGTGCCGGTATAGCTGGCGTTGACAAAGAACCGCTTGCTAAAAAGGTGCTGATAGCCCAGGCCGTATTGCGCGAAGTCGCTGTCGGCCCCTTCGCTGATCTTGCTAATGTCAATGTTGGTCCAACTGTAGGAGAGGGTGCCAAACAGCAGGTCCTTGCGTGTGAGCACATAACTCAGTGAAACGCTTATCGGAAGATAAAATTCGGTCTTGGCTCCGGTCTCGCTGTTGGCGGAAGGAAATGCCAGGGCAAAGTTGAGTTGTGAAAAGAAGCCGAGCTTGTCGGTGAAGTACTTGTAAAAGAAGAACGTGTTTCCCCAGTTCACCTTGCTGCTGCCCAAAGCGACCTGATTTTCTTTCGGGCCCACTGGCAGCCACACATAGCTTTGATACGTAAAATTGCGAATCCTCCGAAACGGTTGGAAGCGGAGGCGCGGGCCCACATAGGATACGGCTGTCTTGTTGCCCGGATTGTCCTGGAACAACGAGAGCACTTTGCTGCTTTTATCGATGTCGTACCGGTAAGCCCTGAAATTAACATCCACCCCAAGGTTGACACGACGGTTGCGCGAAAGGCCGTAGTTGACCTGGAACAGCGAATTGAATAGTAACTGTTTGCCCGTCAGGTTGGCGTTGGTGCCGTTTTTGTCATTGAACTGTGTGCTGGTGAGAAAGGTGTTGAAGGAGTACAATTCCAGCTCGCCCTTTTTCACCAGGATGGCCGATGCGGTAGGATTGATCACCAACAGGTTGTCGAGCGAATCGCGCATGTGCAGGAGCTTGTCCTGGTCGATTTCCTGGGCTTGGCTGCACCATGTGGTCAGCACGAGGGCGAACAGAAGGAGAGGGGTGACGCGGGTTTTCATTATCGGTTGGAGAGGGTGTACAAGATCCGGTTGGCCCGCCGTTCCAATTCCTGGATACGCTTGTCCAGCTGGCCGGTATTTTGGTAGATGCTCATCAACACCTTCTCCTTCGCGTCGCGTTCGTTCTTGCGTCCGGCTATTTTGCCGAGGTTGATGTCATTGATCGTAGACAAAGCGCTGTTCAGTTCGAGCACGTTGGCCGAGTGCAGTTCACCCAGGGCATAGTCGAAAAGGTAGCGCACGTCGTTATACAGGGCTTCGTTATTCCAGTAGAGCAGCACTTCCTTTTCGTAGGACATGCGGTCGTTGTTGAGCTTGTTAAAGGCCGTGTTGTAGTTGATAACCGCGTCGGTGAGTTGGCGCAGCATCAGGTTGTCTTCAAACATCGTGTCGTTGCTTTTGCGGAAAGCGATCACCAGGTCTTTGGCTTCGATGATAAAACTGCCCAGCGCCGACGACATCTCGGCATAGACGGCCGATTTTTTTTCTTCCGGCGATGCGGCCGTCACTACGGGGCCGGTGGCGGTCGAGGCCGAGGGGTTCATGTCGTTCAAGACGAGCGCCCGTATTTCGAACGACACCTTGCCCGTCAGTTTAGGGCGGTCTTTCAAGACATCCCAGATAACCGTTTTCTGCCCATTGCCCTGCACGTGATCGCCCGCCCCATTCCCGGAGAGACTGACCAGCCCAGTCTTGAAGTCGTCGTCGGAGCAATAGAGGTTCACTTCCAGGTGCTGGTTGGAGGCGAGGCCGTTCACGGTGTAGGTGAGCAAGACCTTCTGCCGGAAGGCTTCGTGTTTGATGTCGCCGATGATCTGGGCATGCAGGGGTATACCAAAAGCCGTTATCAAAACAAGTACCTGTAAAAAGGGAGATAGGGATAATAAACCAGGAGGGAGCGGCTTTAAAATGAGAGAGAGGGATTTCATGAAAGGAAGATATTATTGTAATTTAACAAAAACGACGCGACCCTTCCAATGAAAAAGCTTTTTGTTCTCCTGCTGTTGAGCGCCTTGGTGTGGCCCGCCGCAGCGCAGCAAGTTATCAAGGCAAAAAGCGGGGAGCAAGCCTACAACATCCAGGCCGATACAGCGCATAACGCCACCGCTAAAGCGGCAGAGCGCAAGATCGCCCTCGTCATTGGCAACAAGGGTTACAAGATCTCGCCCCTGGCAAACGCCGTGAACGACGCCAACGATCTGGCTGAGCTATTGAAACAAAAGAATTTCGACGTCACCAAGGTCATCGACGGCACCCGCCTGGAGATGCGCAACGCCGTGCGGCAGTTCACGGAAAAGATCGCCCAGGGTGGGGTTGGGCTGTTCTATTATTCCGGGCATGGCGTCCAGGTGGATGGCGACAACTTCCTGGTGCCCATCGACGCTTCGTTTGAGTATAAAGAAGAGGTACCCGATGTGTGTGTTAGCGTGTCGTCCATTCTGAGGTTTATGGAGTCGTCGAACAACCGTCTGAACATCATGATCTTGGATGCATGCCGGAACAGTCCCTTCAAATCGTTCTCGCGTTCCGGTGAAAAAGGCATGGTAAGGGTGGAGGCACCGACCGGGTCCATCGTGGCCTATTCCACGGCCCCGGGCAAGACCGCGTCCGATGGCACGGACCGGAATGGGCTTTACACGGCCAAGTTGATGAAATACATGAACGTGCCCGGTTTGAAGATCGAGGACATCTTCAAGCAAGTGCGGATCGAAGTGAGCAACGAATCGGGGAACCGCCAAGTGCCCTGGGAAAGCAACTCGTTGATGGGCGACTTCTATTTCACCCCCTGAAACGCTGGTTTGGGATGGCGATACGGCTTAAATGCAGGCTTTGGATGGTCAATTATGCCGGATTTGACCCGCCAGACCCTTTATTTACCACCCATCAGGGATTTCTTTCAATGCGATGGGCCGGGTTATAAAGCGTTTCAAAGCGAATTTTAAAGTTTGTGAGGGACTCGATTACAACATATCTTTACTTAAGGTAATTATCTCCCCCATGCCGTCAGAAATTCTTTTTAAAAGAAGATGTTTTCGCCTCAAAATCTCTGGGTAGCGCAAACTTGTAAGGTAATTGTGTGTTATGAAAGAATTTCAGATGCATCCCTGCGCGAAGCCGACGCGAAATCAGGGAAAGTTTTCCACAGGAAGGTTACGATTTTGATTTTAAAAGTATGGAATCGGGTGAAGCGGAGCAGTTTGAGGACTTCATGTAAATTTCATTACTTTTGCAGCAAAGTTTTCCCGGCCAGGTAGAGGGGGACGTAATTTTTTACTTCCTTTTTGCAAAGCCGGGTTACCGCTGGGTTAGGTTGGGGAAAGCCCTCTGGGATCCAGTGACCAGACTTAAACGAACTATTGAAAGACGTCTATATTAGGATATGATGAAAAGGACTTTACTACTTATTGGTGCCATAGGATTTGTTGTGATGGATTTGTGGGGGCAGGCCTCCGGCGATTATCGAAGCGCAGGCACGGGTCCTTGGAGTACGGCAGGAACATGGGAGACTTTTAACGGCACGAGTTGGGTAGTGGCCGGGGCCAGCCCGACCAGCGCAAACGGTGTAATAACTATCCGGAGCCCGCACGTGGTGACTGTTACGGCAAACGTGACAATTGATCAGACGGTTGTTGACGCTGGGGGTACAGTGACAATCAACGCAGGTGTCATCGTGACCCTTGCGAATGGTTCAGGCACCGAAGTAACGTTAAACGGAGTGCTAAATAACAATGGGACACTGGCATTTACGTCGGCAATCCCAAACCGTACGGTGCTGGTTTCTGGCACTGTTAACAATAATGGCGCCTTCACCAATGTTTCCGCTTCAAAACTAACGTTTGGAGCCGGTTCAAATTATTTTCACCTATTTACCGATGCTGGAACGATACCGACATCAACATGGAATGCAACGTCGACTTTAAATATCGTTGGATATGCGTCTGGAGGGTCGACTCCCCCCACTGGACTTAATCAAGCGTTTGGGAATTTCATTTGGAATTCGCCCAATCAAGATGCCACGGTGAACCTCAACGGTCAGCCTATTACCGTCGTTGGCAATTTCAGGGTGCTGAGCACAGGGATAGATGCGTTATATCATTCACTGGGCGCCGGAGGAAACCTTTCTATTGGTGGCTCCTTTGAAGTATCGGATGCCGCTTTTGGCTTTGCTAGCGGAACAACGGGTAATCTGACCATAAACGGAGACATACATGTGCATGGAAACGACGGGTATGCTCAACTCGCTGATGATCAAAACTTACATCTCATTTGCAACGGCAATTTTCTGCTCGAGGATAACGCCATTATAGATTTTTCGGCAACCTCAGCGGTAACAACATTTGATCTGAAAGGAAACTATACTCAGACAGGGGGATCAATATATAGCAGTGGTGCAGATACAAATCTAAATTTCATAGGGTCCACCGCCCAAGTATACACATCTGTCTTAACGCCTGCAGGAGGAGCAATAAACTATAGTATCGCGAATGGCGCGACCTTGTCATTGCCCGGAGTTAACTTTCTCGGAGGATCGGGAACATTCTCCCTGCTTGCAGGAGGAACGTTACAGGTAGGTTCAACGCAAGCCTTGGGAGCCATACAACCCGGCCCCTTTAGCGGTAACCTTCAAGTGAGTGGTACCAGAACCTATGCGTCGGGATCGACTATCGTCTACAATGGAACCGCGGCCCAGTTCATTGGATCAGGACACCCCTCCAGCGTCTCTACCCAAATAGCAAACTCGAGTGGTGTTTCATTGGCTTCTGACGTGACTTTTAGCGGGTCTTTGACTTTGGTCTCCGGGAATTTATCAGTTCAAGGCAATACGCTTACCATCGGGGGAGATTTCGTTCCAGGTACTAGTTCTATCGCGGTACTTCCAACATCAAGTATTTCAATTACTGGAAATGGAACCTTTCCCTCCAATCCAGGCGGAACAATTCCCCTTACTGGCGCAGCGCCATTGACCATCAACAATTTCACCCTCAACCGCAGCAGCGGAAGAGTTTATGTATTTGATGACTTGATCGTAAACGGCACTACCACGCTAACAAACGGCGTCCTGGATATCCGTGGATTTTTGTTCACCATGAACGGAAACATCGCCCTCAGTGGCGGCCAGTTCGCTGTCAACGAGTTTGCACGACTGCAGGTCACCGGAACAGGTACGATCTCCGGTAACGCGAACTTTACGAATGAAAGCGCTGGCGGACTCCCTATGCTGGCGATTGCCATGAACCGTCCCAGTTCAACCTTTACGATTGGTTCAAACCTCGATCTGAGTATTCTGAACCTGGTGGTTGGAGCATTCGCTCCCTCCGGTACTTTCCGTATGGGAACGGGCGGTACGATCACCCGTACAGACGGCACGATGACCACTGCGCCCGGAGCCGTCTCCAGTTACAATGTGGTCTACAATGGTTCATCCAGCATCAGCACAGGACCCGAATTACCATACAATCCAAACACCACCAGGCTCACGGATTTGACCAACCAGGGCGCCGGTACCATCACCCTTTCTCAGCCGACAACCATTAACGGAACGCTCACGCTCACCAACGGAACGTTCAACGCCGGGTCCAATGCCGTGACATTCAAAGGGAACATTGTGAGCAATGCGTCGGGTATCTTCACATCAAGTCCTGTAGTATTTGACGGCACCTCGGCGATCAGCGGCTCAATTCCCTTGACCTTGGGAGCGTTCCAAGTCAATACTTCCCATTCCTTGAATTTGGGAACAGGAACCACCGTGAACATTGCTGGCAATGTGACCAACAACGGATCCATTTACGGAGGCACCAGCACAGCCATATTCAATGGCACTACCACGCTGACCAACACCAACGACGCCCTGTTGCTCGGACGGTTCAACAACGTTCAGATCACCGGCGCGCTTACCCTGTCAATAACCGATTTTATTGAACCTGTCCCGGACTCCGCACTCTACCGTATTAAAGTCTCCGGCGATTGGACCGTGACCGGCGGTACGTTTACAGCCGGTGTGAGCCGTGTTGATTTTAATGGAACCGGAGCACAGGCCATCACTTCGGGCGGACAGAATTTTTATTCAACCTATTTCCTCGGTTCCGGGGTAGCCACGTTGGGCAGTGCCCTGACCGCGACAAACGATATCATGGTCAGCTCGACCTCCAGCCTGGATGTTTCTACAAACAATTACCAGGTCGCAGTCGCCGAAGATTTTGTTGTCGATGGCACCTATACGGCACGCCAGGGTACACTGTTGCTCAATGGTATTGGCCGGCCTCAATCGATCACCCGGACCACGGGTTCCGGACCGATCCACTTGTATAACCTGCAGGTGAACAAAACCGGCGCAGTAGCCGCCGTCACCGTCCTGACGAACGTAGACGTTGAACACTTCCTCACGGTAACTTCGGCCACCACGGTGAACGCCGGTACCAACCTGCTTCGCTTGTTGTCCACCGCAGCCGCCACGGCGCGGGTCACAGCATTGGGTGCGGGTGCCGTCATCAACGGTTCAGTAATCGTTCAGCGTCATATGCCGAACACCGCCGGCGCGAACAGCTTCCGCTACTTGTCTGCCCCTGTAACGGGCACTACCGTTGCGGACTGGCGTAGCGAAATTCCCATCACGTCCATCTTCTATTACGACGAGACCTTTAATACGGGCTCTTCTTCGCTCGAAGCACGCTACCGGTCATACTCGCTCACCGGTGCCCTCACACCCCAGGGACGCGGCTATTCAGCCAAGGTGAACAGCACGGCGGCACAGATCTTCGATTCCCGTGGTACACTTGGACAAGGCGCCGTGCCGGTCAACGTGACGGCACATTCGGCAGGTGGGCTTGATGGTTGGAACCTTATCGGTAACCCGTATCCCTCGGCCATCGACTGGAACCAGGTAACGGTGCCTACGGGGTTGAACAATGCGATTTATATCACCGACAACTTTAATAATAGCGGCCAGGGCACCGGATTGAAATACGTATCCTACGTGGATGGCGTACCGAGTGTACAAGGCTATGCAGGGATCATTGCACAAGGCCAGGCCTTCTGGGTGCGGGCGACAGCGCCCGCTACGGTGACGTTCCAGGAAGACGATAAGACCACTACCGCGGCACAATTCTTCCGTGAAGACAGCGCGGCACTGGTCCTCCCTAATATTCTGCGCATCAAAATGGCCGGCAACGGCCTGCAGGACGAGACCGTGTTGCGTTTGCACGAACCGGCTACCGACGGGTTCGATCCGAAATACGATGCCTACAAATTGATGAACAGCGCGCTTAGCCTCATGACGAGGGCCGGCGACAACCAGTACCTTTCCATCAACTCCTTGGCAAGCCTGGATTGCGATAAGAGTATCCCCGTGTCTGTGGTGGGCGCTGTGAAGGGAAGCTACCAGATGTCATTCGCTGGCTTGGAGACCTTCAACGCCAACCTGAACTTCTACTTGGTGGATTCGCTGCTCAACACTTCGGTGAACATCCGCGATGCGGCGAGCTATAGTTTTACAGTTTCTGCTACGGACTTACCCAACCTTTGGAAACGTTTTTACGTCACGGTGGGCAAAGCTGCGGTGAAAACAGATTTGAAGACCCAGGGTGAAAGCATTTGCGTCGACAATACATTGGCTACGGTAACGCTGGAGCAATCACAGGCTGACGTACTGTATGCGATCACCTACAACGGCCAGACCACGGACTATGTGAAAGGTAATGGCAGTACACTCGCCTTGCCTGTGAGCACGTCCCTGTTGACCGCCGGCGACAATGAACTGACCATCCTGGCGAAGTCCTCGTCTTGCTTAACCCTGCCTTTACTGGCAAAACCTGTCATCACGGTAGTGAGCAAAGGCGTTGTGGCGAGTACACGTGAAGGAAATACCTGCGACGCGGGAAGCGTGACGCTGACGGCTACGGGTGCTCCTGAATCGGGTTGGTACAACTGGTATGAAGAAGAAACCGACACCACACCGATTGCCGGCCAGCAAGGTGCATCGTTCACCACGCCGGTGATTCCCAAGACCAAAACGTATTTCGTGTCGGTAGTAAATGCCGCCGGATGTGAAGGCGACCGTGTAGCCGTGAAAGCAAACGTGACGAACCTGGATCCCGTAACCTTATCGGGCGAGGGCACCACGCTGATCTCCAGCTATGCGACCGGCAACCAATGGTATCGCGACGGCGTGGCCTTGGAAGGGGCCACCACCAACAAGATCGAGGCCGTGGAAAGCGGTGTCTACACCGTGGAGGTGACGTCGGGCGATTGCAAGACTTCGGCTTCACGCGAAGTGACGATCACGGCCAGTGAAGCAGGTCTGAATGGGTTCGGTGCTGTGACAATCTATCCCAACCCAACCCAGCGCAAGGCGTTGGTGCAGGTTAAAACGACAAACAAGAATGTGATGGCCACGCTGATCAATGCTTCCGGGGTTGACCTGGAGGCGAAAGAGCTGAAAGGTGAAGGCGGCGTGAAGGAGGCGGAATTTGATTTGGGCACAAGCGCCATCGGCGTATACTATGTCCTGATTGTAGATGGTTCGAAAAAGTACACTGAAAAAATCGTTAAAATAAAATAATGAAAGTCCTTCTCGCTAGTATTTCATTACTGTTGCTAACTACGTTATGGGTTTACGGTCAGGTAACGCCACCGGGCGGGGGAGGCCCTCCCGGTAACCCAGTTCCCATCACTGGCCTTGAATACCTGTTGATTGGTGGCGGTGCCTATGGTGTTTCGCGGCTCATGAAAAAAAAGAATAAAAGCGAAGACAAAGATTGATACAGAGAGTATTTAATCAGCTCACGGTGTTGCCTCGCGGGGTAGTGATCCTCATCGACCAGGTGTTGATCCTTTTCTCCGTGAGCCTGGCGTTCCTGTTGCGCTTCAATTTCAACGTCGAGGAGATCCGGAACTTTAATCCGGCGTTGGGCGCCGTGCTTTGTATTGCTGCGGCCTTGTTGTCTACCCTGATCACGAAAAGTTATGCGGGCATCGTTCGGTATACGGGCATCCAGGACGGCCTTCGCATCGTGGGGACCGAATTGCTGAGCCTCACCATCGTGGTGG carries:
- a CDS encoding caspase family protein; translation: MKKLFVLLLLSALVWPAAAQQVIKAKSGEQAYNIQADTAHNATAKAAERKIALVIGNKGYKISPLANAVNDANDLAELLKQKNFDVTKVIDGTRLEMRNAVRQFTEKIAQGGVGLFYYSGHGVQVDGDNFLVPIDASFEYKEEVPDVCVSVSSILRFMESSNNRLNIMILDACRNSPFKSFSRSGEKGMVRVEAPTGSIVAYSTAPGKTASDGTDRNGLYTAKLMKYMNVPGLKIEDIFKQVRIEVSNESGNRQVPWESNSLMGDFYFTP
- a CDS encoding IPT/TIG domain-containing protein; this translates as MKRILRAVQMAVLALLLVWVDGCIRDEVLLPPEITSVSKTSAPSGEIVTINGNNFDGSLQVLVDNGVISTAGTPTRTEAQFIVPFRTQPEEVSLTVKTKYGASQPKAFTVLPPVPIIRTLKPNRSGIGTLVKIAGSYFTNVSAVRFKSSDQETERDAVFTVAGDTILVTVPAGLLPDAADIKVTSASGVSEPAAFLVLMAPKIISFTPDNGAAGKVIKLEGENLSDAQKVTFGPILEAEIITDAPESITVRVPDGAPTDTIYVYTPGGKGKTPKKFSAIPGPAIQTIDKTTGGVGTDVLITGLNFTGAFELKFGTTPAQIVSNDGTKIKTKVPIGGSSGKISVTTPAGTALSTTDFLVQGAPLISKFDPPSGVTGTQIVLTGMNLASITSAKVALKDLKIVSKTDTEVTVEVLAGTVTGKISVQTPGGTFETTDLFTVLGAPQITAVNPSSGIVGTVVTITGINLPSSPYVRFTNNIQATTILKSLSTQIICQVPQGASTGKINVNGALSLTDFVLNVKPIITSFTPAKGGVDTQVTINGSYLTGATVKFANNLTATKVGAGTDNQVIVKVPAGAVTGAISVTTTPGTTNTASKFEILSPPSITSFNPTGGVSGTSVTITGTNLQHNPTVQFFNGVNATVKSVSATQLVVQVPAGASTGRISVTTDAVQTAVASATDFTIVGKPSITSISPASGTVGQPITVNGTNFTNPITVIVNGTSVAGTWVSNNVVKVNVPVNSTVNKSVNVSVKTAADYSNNYPFLLLAEPATAQLKLKPNNNPVDWPVLLEGPNLGTVTRITLNGKVITPNFRQANAITFVVPNDIGSTGAMTLRLFYTSDISTSYKVDLNFTVLNAPPPGPIPPPIIILPPPPPVNLTTNIDADWSVAFNENNDTDGFYWESTVRLDTDQDFQVAGTISSSDATGSFASGYLTLTINGDTYDGQFYNNNIYLTSRTTGRQLVLGSSPCSTPDCK
- a CDS encoding T9SS type A sorting domain-containing protein, whose product is MTINNFTLNRSSGRVYVFDDLIVNGTTTLTNGVLDIRGFLFTMNGNIALSGGQFAVNEFARLQVTGTGTISGNANFTNESAGGLPMLAIAMNRPSSTFTIGSNLDLSILNLVVGAFAPSGTFRMGTGGTITRTDGTMTTAPGAVSSYNVVYNGSSSISTGPELPYNPNTTRLTDLTNQGAGTITLSQPTTINGTLTLTNGTFNAGSNAVTFKGNIVSNASGIFTSSPVVFDGTSAISGSIPLTLGAFQVNTSHSLNLGTGTTVNIAGNVTNNGSIYGGTSTAIFNGTTTLTNTNDALLLGRFNNVQITGALTLSITDFIEPVPDSALYRIKVSGDWTVTGGTFTAGVSRVDFNGTGAQAITSGGQNFYSTYFLGSGVATLGSALTATNDIMVSSTSSLDVSTNNYQVAVAEDFVVDGTYTARQGTLLLNGIGRPQSITRTTGSGPIHLYNLQVNKTGAVAAVTVLTNVDVEHFLTVTSATTVNAGTNLLRLLSTAAATARVTALGAGAVINGSVIVQRHMPNTAGANSFRYLSAPVTGTTVADWRSEIPITSIFYYDETFNTGSSSLEARYRSYSLTGALTPQGRGYSAKVNSTAAQIFDSRGTLGQGAVPVNVTAHSAGGLDGWNLIGNPYPSAIDWNQVTVPTGLNNAIYITDNFNNSGQGTGLKYVSYVDGVPSVQGYAGIIAQGQAFWVRATAPATVTFQEDDKTTTAAQFFREDSAALVLPNILRIKMAGNGLQDETVLRLHEPATDGFDPKYDAYKLMNSALSLMTRAGDNQYLSINSLASLDCDKSIPVSVVGAVKGSYQMSFAGLETFNANLNFYLVDSLLNTSVNIRDAASYSFTVSATDLPNLWKRFYVTVGKAAVKTDLKTQGESICVDNTLATVTLEQSQADVLYAITYNGQTTDYVKGNGSTLALPVSTSLLTAGDNELTILAKSSSCLTLPLLAKPVITVVSKGVVASTREGNTCDAGSVTLTATGAPESGWYNWYEEETDTTPIAGQQGASFTTPVIPKTKTYFVSVVNAAGCEGDRVAVKANVTNLDPVTLSGEGTTLISSYATGNQWYRDGVALEGATTNKIEAVESGVYTVEVTSGDCKTSASREVTITASEAGLNGFGAVTIYPNPTQRKALVQVKTTNKNVMATLINASGVDLEAKELKGEGGVKEAEFDLGTSAIGVYYVLIVDGSKKYTEKIVKIK